One genomic region from Podarcis raffonei isolate rPodRaf1 chromosome 16, rPodRaf1.pri, whole genome shotgun sequence encodes:
- the ZBTB3 gene encoding zinc finger and BTB domain-containing protein 3 yields the protein MEFPNHSKNLLQSLWEQQHEGFLCDCTVLVGSTQFLAHRAVLASCSAFFHMFYKERLDKRDLVSINNEIVTAPAFGLLLEFMYKGSLSFNDMPVEDILAAASYLHMNDIVKVCKKKLQARALAEADSTKKEEDPLGSSELLPSTSKCQLQTSGAQPLPPPQPSEAGKSKKQEWKGGEKMVSEEPLASTLDMADTTQPGMEAPPPPVRPLPAPVIDISLSSPSSSTETISHSCSPPRNAAEGHAGPPERYVEQQTGGLGVFCQKEPSRSSVKVKVEAIVISDEEPDMMDQLEGQSADLRLETIFQRSTVEAGPAGSCGRHPDSFEEPGGMEEVSSESGFLPQEHVPYHMIPVPAGQSFSNMVTPPLHEQMYLQDYESHTNFGIFSEDVPTCKTCGKTFSCSYTLRRHATVHTRERPYECRYCMRSYTQSGDLYRHIRKAHNEDLAAKRCKQDVENPS from the coding sequence ATGGAGTTCCCCAACCACAGCAAGAACTTGCTGCAGAGCCTCTGGGAGCAGCAACACGAGGGCTTCCTTTGTGACTGCACAGTCCTCGTGGGCAGCACCCAGTTCCTGGCCCACCGGGCAGTGCTGGCCTCCTGCAGTGCCTTTTTCCACATGTTCTATAAGGAGCGGCTGGACAAGAGAGACTTGGTCTCCATTAACAATGAGATCGTTACTGCGCCCGCCTTCGGGCTGCTGCTGGAATTCATGTACAAAGGCAGCCTCTCCTTTAACGACATGCCGGTGGAAGACATCCTGGCGGCTGCCAGCTACTTGCACATGAACGACATCGTCAAGGTGTGCAAGAAGAAGCTGCAGGCCCGCGCCTTGGCGGAAGCAGACAGCACCAAGAAGGAGGAGGATCCCCTGGGCAGCTCAGAGCTTCTGCCCAGCACCTCCAAGTGCCAACTTCAAACGTCTGGAGCCCAGCCGCTGCCGCCCCCTCAGCCAAGCGAAGCAGGGAAGAGCAAGAAACAGGAGTGGAAAGGTGGAGAGAAAATGGTTTCCGAGGAGCCATTGGCCTCCACGTTGGACATGGCGGACACCACGCAGCCAGGGAtggaagctcctcctcctcctgtgaggCCTCTTCCAGCCCCCGTCATTGACATCTCTCTCTCCAGCCCTAGCAGCTCCACCGAAACCATATCACACAGCTGCTCGCCACCGAGGAACGCAGCTGAGGGTCATGCTGGCCCTCCGGAGAGGTATGTGGAACAACAGACAGGTGGTCTTGGTGTGTTTTGCCAGAAGGAGCCAAGCAGGTCCTCTGTCAAGGTCAAGGTGGAAGCCATCGTGATCTCCGACGAGGAGCCGGACATGATGGATCAATTGGAGGGGCAGAGCGCAGATTTGAGGCTGGAGACGATATTCCAGAGGTCCACTGTAGAGGCAGGGCCTGCCGGAAGCTGTGGGCGCCACCCCGACAGCTTTGAAGAGCCAGGTGGGATGGAAGAGGTCTCTTCCGAGAGCGGCTTCCTGCCTCAAGAGCACGTCCCGTACCACATGATCCCTGTGCCTGCCGGACAAAGCTTCTCCAACATGGTGACTCCGCCCTTGCACGAACAGATGTACTTGCAGGACTACGAGTCCCACACCAACTTTGGCATCTTCTCGGAAGACGTCCCCACCTGCAAGACGTGCGGGAAGACCTTCTCGTGCTCCTACACCCTGCGGCGCCACGCCACCGTCCACACGCGGGAACGCCCCTACGAGTGCCGCTACTGCATGCGGAGTTACACGCAGTCCGGAGACCTTTACCGGCACATCCGCAAGGCCCACAACGAGGACCTGGCAGCCAAGCGTTGCAAACAGGATGTTGAGAACCCTTCGTAG